One genomic segment of Aquamicrobium lusatiense includes these proteins:
- a CDS encoding DUF6460 domain-containing protein: MRVLLKLLVVSFLVGLVMSAFGWSPYDIVMGIRNFFLDIWNLGFRAIDRVLGYVLLGAAIVIPAFLLIRIANYRK, encoded by the coding sequence ATGCGCGTCCTTCTCAAGCTGCTCGTCGTCTCCTTCCTCGTCGGTCTGGTGATGAGCGCCTTTGGCTGGTCGCCCTATGACATCGTCATGGGCATCCGCAACTTCTTCCTCGACATCTGGAACCTCGGCTTCCGCGCCATCGATCGCGTGCTCGGCTATGTGTTGCTGGGAGCGGCGATCGTGATTCCGGCCTTCCTGCTGATCCGGATCGCCAATTACCGCAAATAG
- a CDS encoding YMGG-like glycine zipper-containing protein has product MNIMKFAAMGAVALTIGLAGCSQTPQQQRATTGAALGGAGGALVGQAIGRDTKSTLIGAGAGALLGAVVATSGGPQPGDRQMCRYQAPDGRVYVAECDDRYYRGQY; this is encoded by the coding sequence ATGAACATCATGAAATTCGCGGCCATGGGTGCCGTGGCGCTGACGATCGGCCTTGCCGGTTGCTCGCAGACGCCGCAGCAGCAGCGCGCAACCACGGGCGCGGCACTCGGCGGCGCGGGTGGCGCGCTTGTCGGCCAGGCCATCGGCCGCGACACCAAGAGCACGCTGATCGGCGCCGGCGCCGGTGCGCTTCTGGGTGCGGTTGTGGCGACCTCGGGCGGCCCGCAGCCGGGCGATCGCCAGATGTGCCGTTATCAGGCGCCTGACGGACGCGTCTATGTCGCCGAATGCGACGATCGCTACTATCGCGGGCAATACTGA